The Pseudomonas hefeiensis genomic sequence AATTCCTCGAGGAAAATGGCAAGAAGGAAGGTGTTACCACCACCGCTTCCGGCCTGCAGTACGAAGTGGTCAAGAAAGCCGACGGCCCGCAGCCTAAGCCGACCGACGTCGTGACTGTTCACTACACCGGCAAGCTGACCGACGGCAAAGTGTTCGACAGCTCCGTGGAGCGTGGCAGCCCGATCGATCTTCCGGTCAGCGGTGTGATTCCGGGTTGGGTCGAAGGCCTGCAACTGATGCATGTCGGCGAGAAGTACAAGTTGTACATCCCGAGCGAACTGGCCTACGGCGCCCAGAGCCCGAGCCCGGCGATCCCTGCCAACTCGGTTCTGGTGTTCGACCTGGAACTGCTGGCGATCAAGGACCCGGCAAAAGAAGAAGCAGCCCAGTAACTCAGGCTGTCTATAACAACGACGCCTCGCTTATGCGGGGCGTTGTTGTATCCGGGCGCTGGTAAACATCAAAAAACCGAACGCTCGGCGCGCACTACAGTCATAGGCAATACAGACGCTGTGCTAGACCCAGTCGGCCCGTCAAGTCAATGAAATGTTGGGTTTTTTTATGTGAGTAAAAAACGCCCGATCTGACTGGGGGCCTTATTTAACGGGGGCTTCAGCGCGGAAATGCAGCTCTGTTCACAAGGTTATCCACAATTTGTGTGGATAACATTTCAGTGGGAGAAAACATGAAGGCTCCGTGGAATTTTGCGCGTTTTCTGCCCTTGGCAGGACGACTGCTGGCCCGCGGTCGATTGCCGACGTTGTTGTTTGCCGTGGCCAGCAAAGGCGCCCGGGAGGGTGGTCGGTTAGGCAAGCTAAAGGAGGATCTGCGTTTGCTGCAGGCCCTGTGCCTGGCCTACTGGCGTGGCGAATATCGGGCCGTCAGTGCCAAGTCGCTGCTTTCGATCGTGGCCGGACTGATGTACTTCCTCAGCCCTCTGGACGCGATTCCGGATTTCCTGCCCATGTTCGGCATGTTTGACGATATCGCCGTACTGGCGTGGATCATGAAGACCCTCGACAGTGAACTCGAAGCCTTCCGCGCCTGGCGTTATCGGCAATCTCCCGAAAAGCTCGCTCAAGTCGAGCGACTGCCCGACACCCCGGAACAGCTCCAGCTCCAAGGGCAGAAAAAGCACTGATCTGGCCCCTGTTTCCCCTCTGAGATTGATCGCCCCGCGACCTTAGCCGCTATTAGGATTACACTTCCAAGGAAAAAGCTGACTCGCTAAGTGTTGTTGTCCTACGGGGTAGACATGGATATTCAAATAATCACACGCGACGGAGAGCCCGAATACGCGGTTTTGCCGTGGGATCAGTACCAGTCGTTATTAAAGGCAGCAGGCATCAATCAAGCCCCGCCGCACGAAGCCACAGTCCGTCATGCGGCGGCAGCCGACCAGGTTCTTCCAGGTCTGGATCAATTACGCAGTTTGCGCGAAGGGAAGGGCATCGCCATTGAAGCGTTGGCCCGCACAGTAGGTATTAGCCCGTCTTATCTGGCCATGATCGAAAGCGGAGAGCGTCAGCCCGATGCCGCGATTCGGCGCAGTCTGGCCTGGGAGTTGACGGTGCCGGGTTGGAGGGATCAATTGTGAGTGTTCGCATCAGTCGGCAGCATTGGGACGGGTTGTTGGGTGAACTGGATCAGGCGCGCCGCCAGCGCCATTTATTGACGTATCGGGCCTTGCTGGAGCGCTTGCAGCTTCCCAGCCCGGCCATGCAGACCTTGACCGCAGCGCTTGAACACTTGGCAGCGCTGGATGCCCGCGCTGAACAGCCGCTGCGAAGTTCGCTGGTCATCAGTCAAGGGGCAAGCCGGTTGCCGCGTACCGGCTTCTTCGAGTGCGTTGAACGTCTCGGGCGCTTTTCCGGGCCTTCCGATGGCGTGGCCGCCGCTTCCTGGCACGCCTCGGAAGTGGTTCGGGTATTCGAATACGAGTACCCCGAATCTGCGGAGGCTTGAGTGCTCTGGCGTATCAAGGCGCGGGCCGGTTATTGGCTGGCGCGTCGATTGTTTCATTGGGCCTGGTTCGTTCGCCAGCCCCGTGGCTGGTCCTGGCTGGAAGGCCAATTTGCCCGCATGGCGAACCTGGGGGATGTCGGTGCTCAAAGTTTCTATGGGCATATCCTGACGTTCCGCGGCCAGGGCCTGGGTGCCCGGGAAGAGGGCGTTCGCCTGCTGCGCCTGGCGGCGCTGGCGGGGGATGGCAAGGCTGCCTATCAAGTCGGTGTGATCAGCCTGACCGGTTCCGCCAGCAAGACGCCGGACCCGATAGAGGCGGCGCGCTGGTGGGGTTTGGCGGCGAAAGCCGGGCATCCGTTGGCTGAGATCAAGCTCAAGGCGCTCGAAGGTCACGACCAGTAGTTTTATCCACAGGCATTTTTGGAAACATCTTTCCTTTCGGTCGGCTGTTCGTTCGTCATGTGGGGCTATTTAGCGAATCGCCCTACATTCACCGCCTCTTTCCCTGACTTATTTCCCCGGCCATCCCCGGCAAAGTCTCGCGCTCCCTGAGTGCTGCGAGACGTCTGCCCATGTTCGATCGTTTTTCCCTGCCGGCCCTTGAGCGAGCTGTGTCCTGATGGATCAGGTACGCCGTATCGAGCAGGAACTCGACAGCTTCAAAGACACCCTGACGCTCTACCGCGAGCAGCTCGAGCGCTGGTACAGCCAGACGGCGGACCGCGCCAGCCATGCGGCCGACCTGCCTTCGCTGATGGGCATGGAGCGGCTGATTCGCTTCGGTGACAGCACCACCGCTGTCAGCATCGGCGACGATGATTTCCTCTCCACCGTCGTCCAGTGCCCTCAGGGCGGGGTGATGACCATCGAGAGTAAGTTCGAGTCGGTGTACGACGTTCCGCTGGGCGACATCGTGGTGGATGTGGTGGACGTGGACAGCGGCGAGGTCACGCCCGTCACCCTGAATACCGAGGGCCTGGGGACCTTCAAGGGGACGGCGGGTAAGACCTATCGGGTTCATGTCCAGGACAAAGAGTCCCCCCAGCAAATCGCCGATCTGTTTTCTTCCTACGATGGCTTGAGCAAGGATCTGACGGACTGGTTGCGCGGCGAGTGGCAGGGGTTCAAGCCGCAATGGGCGCAGCAATCCTTGGCAACCTCCGCGGCTGCGGTGGGCAATGGCCTGCTCGCTGGCAGTTGGGCGGCGATTGAGGGGGTGTGGGACAGCATCAGTCTGCTGTCGGACATTCTCAAGGATCCCGGCGAGTTTGCTGATCGGTTGGGCGAGAGCGCGGATCAGCTAAAAAAACTGGCGGAAGAAACGCCATTGCTCATGGCCAAGCTGCAACTGCTGGCCAGTGACGAAGCCGCCTTGTGCCTGCTGGTGCGCACCGCCAGCCTCTGGCTGGAGATGCTGCCGCCCAGTGAGATGGCGGGCGAAACCGCCGAAGCCCTGTCGACGGCGGTGGTGACGCTGCTGATCGATTTGTTGATCGGCGTGGCGCTGACCTTCGCCGGGGCGGGAGCTGGTATTGCTTACTTGTCGCTGCGTCTGGGCAAGCTTGGCGCGGGTTTGCTGAGTGCTGCCCAGCGGTTCGTCAGCGCTATCTTTGCGGTGGTCAACGGTTTCATGGCCTACGTAGACCGCTACAAAACCGTGGCGGCGCGGGGTGTGGCGGCGGGAATAAAGAAAGGCCGGATGCAACTGCGCTGGGACGCGCAGCGCAATACCACACTGAAAAAAGACGAACCCCACGACGACGCCCCAAGCCAATCAAAAAACCCCAACGGCGACAGCGCCGACACGGCGGCCCTGACCCAGACCAGCGGCTGTCCGGTGTCGATGGTCACCGGCGAGGAACTGCTGACCCTGGACGACGGCACCCTCGATGGCCGGCTGCCGTTTGTCTTCACCCGCTTGTACCGCACCAGCGCGGTGGACCTGGACGTCGGCCTGGGCCGTGGCTGGAGCCATGCCCTGGCGCATCGCGTGTTGCTTGAGGGCGAGCAGCTCGTCTGGATCGACCAGGAAAACCGCCGTACCACGTTTCCGCTGCCCTCCGACCAGCGCCCGGCGATTCACAACAGCCTGGCCCGCGCGGCGATTTATCTCGGGATTGAGCCGGACGAACTGATCATCGCCCAGCCCGGCGAAGGCGCGCCTTTCCTGCACTTTCGCGACGGCCATCTGACTGCCCTCAGCGACCGCTACGCCAACCGCCTGACGATCCAGCGCAACATCCACGGCGACATCAGCCGCCTGGACAACGGCGCCGGGCGTGCCCTGCGCCTGCGTTATGAGCATCGTCACCTGGTCGCCATCGACTACCAGAGCTTTCACCCGGCCCTGACCCTGGACGAGGCCTGGCGCACCGAACAGACGCTGATGGCTTACCGCTACGACGCCCGCTGGCGATTGATCGAAGCGAGCAACGCCGCCGGCGAAAGCGAACGCTACGACTACGACGACCAGCACGTCATCCTGCAGCGGCAACTGGCCGGTGGCGCGAGTTTCTTCTGGGAATGGCAAGGGGCAGGGCGCGCAGCCCGTTGCGTGCGGCACTGGGCCTCGTTTGCGCAGATGGACACTCGCTACACCTGGGGCGAGGACGGGCAGGTCACGGTCCAGCACCTTGATGGCAGCCAGGAGGTGTACGTCCACGACGCGCGGGCGCGGCTGGTACGCAAGGTCGAACCCGATGGCGGCGAGCACCTCAAGGCCTATGACCCACAGGGCCGGCTGATCGCCGAACAGGACCCGCAGGGCGCCGTCACCGAATACCGCTACGACGAAGCCGGACGGCTGGTGGCGCTGATTCCGCCAGACGATGAACCGACGTCCTACGAATACCGCAACGGTTTCCTGCACGCCCGCTCGCGCGGCAAAGCCGTGTGGCAATACCGGCGCAATGCCCAGGGCGATGTGATCGAGGTCATCGATCCGCACGGCCAGGGCACCGGTTATGACTACGACGCCCAGGGGCAACTGCTGGCGATCCGTTACCCCGACGGCAGCGAACACCGGTTTACCCGCAATCCCCTGGGCCAACTGACAGAAGAAACCCTGCCCGACACGGGGCGCCGGTGTTTTTCCTACGACGCCCTGGGGCGTTTGCTGACCCGCCAGGACGAACACGGCGCCCTTACGCACTACCAATGGGACGCGGTGGGCCGCCTGCTCGAAACCACCTTGCCGAGTGGCGCGACCCGCGCCTGGCGCTACAACGCCTATGGCAAGGTCACTGCCGAGCGCGATGAGCTGGGCCGGACCACCCGCTATGAATACGCCGACGACCTGCACCTGATCAGCCGTCGCCTCAACCCCGACGGCAGCGAACTGAAGTATCGCTACGACTCGGCGCGGCTGTTGCTGACTGAAATCGAAAACGAGTCCGGCGAAAAATATCAGCTGGATTACACGCCGAACGGATTGATCCGACAGCAGATCGACTTTGACGGCCAACGCAGCGCCTACGCCTACGACCTCAACGGCCACCTGCTGGAGAAAACCGAGCACGGCGCGGACGGCGCCCAATGGGTCACCCGCTACCAGCGCGACGGGGCCGGGCGACTGCGGGTCAAGACCTTGCCCGACGGCCAGGCCATCGAGTACCGCTACGACGGGCTCGGCCGGCTGGTCCACGTCAACGACGGCAGCGATCACCCGCTGGCCTTCGAATACGACGCCCAGGACCGGCTGATCAGCGAACACCAGGGCTGGGGCACCCTGCGTTATCGCTACGACGCCGCTGCGGGCGCCTCAATCACCTGCGCCTGCCGGACAACAGCCAGCTCGACTACCACCACGCCCCGGGCGGCGCGCTGACGGCCATCGACCTGAACGGCTCGCGCCTCACCGAACACCAGCTTCATGGCGGGCGCGAACGTCAGCGCCGCCAAGGCCTGCTGCTCAGCCAGTACGACTACGACGAACAGGGCCGGCTCAAGGCCCAGACGGTGTGGCAGAACCAGCAGCAACTGTTCTGGCGCGACTATGCCTACAGCGCCAATGGCAACCTGCAGTCCATTGCCGACAACCGCAACCGCCGCCATTACCAGTACGACCCGCTGGATCGCCTGATCGGCATCGATTATTCCCACAGCGAGCCGCCAGAACACTTCGCCCACGACCCGGCCGGCAACCTGCTGATGCAGGACCGCCCCGGCCCGACGACCCTCAAGGGCAACCGCCTGCTGATGGAGGGCGACCGCCACTACGACTACGACGCCTTCGGCAACCTGATCCGCGAACGTCGCGGCAAGGCCCAGTGCCTCGTCAGCGAATACCGCTATGACAGCCAACACCGGCTGATTGGCGTTACCACGGCGTACGGACGCGAAACGTCCTACCGCTACGACGCCTTCGGCCGACGCATCAGCAAGACCGTGGATGGCCTGACCAGTGAATTTTTCTGGCAGGGCGATCAGGTCGTCGCCGAAAGCAGCCCGCGCCACCACCGCAGCTACGTCTACGAACCGGGCACCTTCCGCCCACTGGCCCTGCTCGACGGCAAAGGCCCGAACGCCTGCCCGTTCTATTACCACCTCGACCACCTGGGCACGCCTCAGGAACTGACCAACTACGGCGGCACAATCGTCTGGTCAGCGCGCTACAACGGCTACGGCAAAACCACCGAACGGGTCCACGGCGGCGGCGAACAGCTGGAACAACCGTTGCGCTTCCAGGGCCAGTACTTCGATCCCGAAAGCGGCCTGCACTACAACCGGCACCGCTACTACAATCCCGAAACCGGCCGCTACCTGAAGCCCGACCCGAGCAAACTGGCGGGTGGGCTTAATGGATATCGCTACACCCTGAACCCGACGGGGTGGGTGGATCCGTTGGGGTTGGTGGATTGTCCGGGGAAGGGTGGTTGCAGGTCGGCGGTTGGGGATCAGGATCCGGCGGCTAAGGTTGGGGTAGATGAGGGTGAGCCGGCGCTGCCCAAGCCGACCGCCGCTGAGTTGGCCGAAAAAGAAGTAAGGCGTCTAGATCGGGAGCAAGGCATGCATATGGTCAGTAAACATAGCCTTGCGGTTTCAGATCAGGTATGGAAGCGACGGGCAATTGACGGTACAGATCCCTTAACTGGTAGAACCCCTTCGCATAGAAACGGGAATCCAAGTTCAAGGTTTAACAGTTGGGAGCTACAGCTAAAGGCCTATGAATTAGCAATTGCAAAGAAAAATAGCGGGTATGAACTGCTGGTGGACAAAAACGGAAGCAAATATCTACGAGCAGATCTACCGGGTGCAGGGAAAGGATATATTCCAAATCCTAGAAATCCAAACGATCCAAAATTGGTTAACATGAATCGCATAGAAATGAAGTTTGATCGGGATACCGAAATTCCATTTACACTGTATCCAATAAAATAGGAAACAATAAAGTGATCGATCCAAGCACTGGCCAGCCATATATGCCCACGCCTGCGTATTTTTTAGGTTGTTTTGACATATATGATCGAGAAGAAACGCTAGGGGAAGAGCTTGAAAAGTATGACCCCAACAACCCTGTGGATCGAGAGGTGTTAATCTTGAAATACTCGCTGTCTAAAAAATGGAAAATAACGTACAGGCAAAAATTCGCATTATATAAAAGTTTAGAAGAGGCGTTGCGAGACAGCGGTTATGATTTTCAGGCTTTATTAGAGCATGATTGTCAGGAGTGCTCATCGCTACCCAACGGGTGGGACGCAATGGACAATCCAAGAATTTTTTTTGCAGATATATACAGACTGGCGAGTGAGCTGTGGGCGGATGATCTTCGCAGGGCTGAGTCTGAGGACATATCTACTTGGTATTATGTATAGCTGAATTGCCAAAAAAATGAAACCCAAACCAAGCATGATGCCGCTGATCGGGTTGTTGTTTGTATTTAATGTTGAGAATGTTCGCGACGAGAAGCGGGAGGAAATTATAGTTTCAAAAAACATAAATATCGATTCTGAGCTCTCTGAGTTGTTTGATCTTTTGCTTAAGCCGGAGTTTTTGCGTTATTCGCCCAGTGCGCAGGACAAATATATTGAAGCAATCAAATATTACCTGGAGGCTGGCGACAGCTTTGATGATTTGTTTGAAGATATGGATACATATTTTGATCAAGAGATTCATGATCAGCGACACTTTATGAGGGTGTTGTTGAGCTGCCTTAAACGCTATCAATCAGAGAATGTTTCAGAGTTGTAACTCATGGGCGATTGAATTTTGATAAAGTCTAGACGATATGGCTCGTATATGCCGAAAGAAAGTTTATTGGATAGTCACGCCGGAGATGTGAAGTCGCCGAGGCCGAGGAAGTGGAGAGCTAACTGTAGTACCAAATTCAATAGTTTTCGAATGCAGCATCAAGCTATAAATGAGGCGCTGACCCGAGAGGCACGAGGCCTCCCACGCTTCACGGGCGAAGACAAGAAAGGCAATCCAGTCGTGCGCATGTATATGCCCAAGGTTGGGCAGGGATACATACCCAACGTAAATGACAGAGAGAATCCAATATTTCAAAGCGAAATCAATGTATTCGAAGTCCGGTTCGATTACGAAACGCTACGTCCGGTCACTGCTTATCCTGTAGGAGGTTTTGATGTTGATGCATCCGTTTCTTGATCGTCTCTATGATCCTCAGATAGGTCATTTTCTCGGCGGCTTTGAGGTGTATGATTGCGAAGAGACTCTGGGTGAGGAACTATTGCAATATGATATTGAATGTGCCAGAGATCGGAAGAAGCTAATTTATAAATATGTGGTCCATCGTTTCAGAAATCTAAGCTATCGTCATAAATTTTTATTTTTTTGTGTGCTCGCAATTGCACTCGACGATCCGGATTATGACTTTAGTAAGGTGTTCGAACACGAAGTGGTTTCACATTCAGCCCTTCCGCCGGGATGGGATGAAATGGAGGATTTCAGAGTTTTCTTTGAGGATATCTATAAGTATCTAGCAGAAGAGTGGAGCGAGGAGCTCGATAAAGCCAGTCAGGAAGACCCCACAACCTGGTAGTTCAGATAAGGCAAATATTTGATGGTGGTTGCCCAGAGGCAAATAATCGAGTTTTCTACTGCTAATCAACACGCCACGAAATCGTTTTTCGTGGCGAGGAAGCTCGCTCCCGCTGGGCCTGTAGGACCTGCCTCGCGAAGCGAGGCTGCGATCTTTTCCCAGACAGTTGAATCTAAAGCGAAGGATCAAAATCAAAAGATCGCAGGCTTCGCCAGCTCCTACAAAGTCCAGCGGGAGCAAGCTCTCATGGAACAAACTACAACCTGCTGATTTTTAGAAATAAAATTTTCTGCCAAACACAGTTCGGCAATGTGATCTCAGTTA encodes the following:
- a CDS encoding FKBP-type peptidyl-prolyl cis-trans isomerase is translated as MKQHRLAAAVALVGLVLAGCDSQTSVELKTPAQKASYGIGLNMGKSLAQEGMDDLDSKAVAQGIEDAVGKKEQKLKDEELVEAFAALQKRAEERMAKMSEESAAAGKKFLEENGKKEGVTTTASGLQYEVVKKADGPQPKPTDVVTVHYTGKLTDGKVFDSSVERGSPIDLPVSGVIPGWVEGLQLMHVGEKYKLYIPSELAYGAQSPSPAIPANSVLVFDLELLAIKDPAKEEAAQ
- a CDS encoding YkvA family protein encodes the protein MKAPWNFARFLPLAGRLLARGRLPTLLFAVASKGAREGGRLGKLKEDLRLLQALCLAYWRGEYRAVSAKSLLSIVAGLMYFLSPLDAIPDFLPMFGMFDDIAVLAWIMKTLDSELEAFRAWRYRQSPEKLAQVERLPDTPEQLQLQGQKKH
- a CDS encoding helix-turn-helix domain-containing protein: MDIQIITRDGEPEYAVLPWDQYQSLLKAAGINQAPPHEATVRHAAAADQVLPGLDQLRSLREGKGIAIEALARTVGISPSYLAMIESGERQPDAAIRRSLAWELTVPGWRDQL
- a CDS encoding sel1 repeat family protein, producing the protein MLWRIKARAGYWLARRLFHWAWFVRQPRGWSWLEGQFARMANLGDVGAQSFYGHILTFRGQGLGAREEGVRLLRLAALAGDGKAAYQVGVISLTGSASKTPDPIEAARWWGLAAKAGHPLAEIKLKALEGHDQ